Proteins from one bacterium genomic window:
- a CDS encoding LysE family transporter, translating into MLAIMIKGFILGWSVAWPPGPINTEMIRRGLTGGFWKAYVVGLGACTGDFLWALVVAAGVGAVLKEDWVRPILSVVSFSLLMYLAYTFLNGAWREWKKRMKGEPMAFDGKPQSAKAGYWLGLTMALVSPWNMAFWLAVMGSQSGEILTLLDSVILAISVVTGAATWGIVLSTAVKFGARFTTPAWEVITRALTGLLMLVFAVILIARFIESL; encoded by the coding sequence ATGCTGGCAATAATGATAAAAGGCTTTATTCTTGGATGGTCAGTAGCTTGGCCGCCTGGTCCTATCAATACGGAGATGATTCGTCGCGGACTCACTGGAGGATTTTGGAAGGCATACGTGGTCGGCTTAGGTGCTTGCACAGGAGATTTTTTGTGGGCACTGGTTGTAGCGGCAGGTGTGGGCGCTGTGCTCAAAGAAGATTGGGTGAGACCGATTTTGAGTGTGGTCAGTTTTTCATTGTTAATGTATTTAGCTTATACTTTTTTAAACGGTGCCTGGCGTGAGTGGAAAAAAAGAATGAAGGGAGAGCCAATGGCATTTGACGGCAAACCCCAGTCGGCTAAAGCCGGGTACTGGCTCGGTTTGACGATGGCGTTGGTGTCGCCGTGGAATATGGCATTCTGGCTGGCCGTGATGGGCTCTCAATCCGGCGAGATTTTGACATTGTTAGATTCAGTTATTTTGGCAATCTCGGTGGTAACCGGTGCAGCGACATGGGGAATTGTATTGTCAACTGCTGTGAAATTTGGAGCACGTTTTACAACGCCTGCTTGGGAAGTGATCACTCGTGCGCTAACCGGTTTACTCATGTTGGTATTTGCCGTCATTCTGATTGCTCGTTTTATTGAATCGTTATGA
- a CDS encoding DNA alkylation repair protein, which translates to MTVQEVMKELRTMGTDQNIKVYRRHGMGTNMYGVSFSNLQQLRKKIKTNHTLAQQLWKTGNADARHLATMIVDPELATERLIDRWTKTLSYYLIADLHAGWVCQTPWAKKKAEEWIRAEHEWIGRAGWMLMAYLAMDKNSFSDEYFKKLISVIEKKIHHGKNFAKHAMNNALIAIGIRNKSLKEAAQQAAKRIGKVEVDHGETNCKTPDAALYIEKAFARKR; encoded by the coding sequence ATGACAGTTCAAGAAGTTATGAAAGAACTTCGTACCATGGGGACAGATCAAAACATAAAAGTTTATCGTCGGCATGGCATGGGCACGAATATGTACGGTGTCAGTTTTTCAAATTTGCAACAGCTAAGAAAGAAAATAAAAACAAATCATACTTTAGCGCAACAATTATGGAAAACAGGTAACGCCGATGCCCGCCACCTTGCGACTATGATCGTTGATCCCGAACTGGCTACAGAACGGCTTATTGATCGATGGACAAAAACGTTGTCCTATTATTTAATAGCCGATCTGCACGCAGGTTGGGTTTGTCAGACGCCGTGGGCAAAAAAGAAAGCTGAAGAATGGATTCGGGCAGAGCACGAATGGATTGGACGAGCCGGCTGGATGTTAATGGCGTATTTGGCTATGGATAAAAATAGTTTTTCAGATGAGTATTTTAAAAAACTGATTTCGGTGATAGAAAAAAAGATTCATCATGGAAAAAACTTTGCCAAACATGCGATGAATAACGCTTTGATCGCCATTGGTATTCGAAATAAATCGCTAAAAGAAGCAGCTCAACAAGCGGCCAAGCGCATCGGCAAAGTCGAAGTGGATCACGGCGAGACGAATTGTAAAACGCCGGATGCAGCGCTTTACATCGAAAAGGCATTTGCACGAAAGCGCTGA
- a CDS encoding glucosidase, protein MLFGVEESKALRAKLSLPNETPEHARMKEFTPGVPPWRRWGPFVAERSWGTVREDYSDNGDAWSYLSHDMARSKAFRWGEDGIAGFCDRYQVLTFVPAFWNEKDPILKERLFGLTPNEGNHGEDVKEYYFYLDSVPSHAYNKYLYKYPQREYPYRRLIDENRSRNGQGDEFELLDTGIFDDDRYFDVFIEYAKNGPEDVYIRIEVWNRGPEDAPFHFVPNFWFRNKWGWTNPRTSEPIIEIGPKGKNFVSVVADDSNMEPFKNLPFLYLLGKRYLYAEGSPAMYFTDNETNTDRLYHAPNPKPYVKDAFHRYIIQKEKCINPENHGTKSCFHYQQMIPAKQCKVFRLRLTSEVLNNPFDNFDALVTVRQKEADAFYENVYPPKASAEEKNVMRQAYAGLLWTKQIYLYDVNRWLIGDNPDFAPPDSRQNIRNSHWRHLNSMRILSMPDKWEYPWFAAWDLAFHAIAFADIDIEYSKEMLWVMLFEQFQHPNGQIPAYEWEFSDLNPPVHARAVWKVYTMDKERTGKGDLIFLEKCFHKLLMNFAWWINKVDSSGNNVFEGGFLGLDNITVVDRSEKLPGGATLEQSDATGWMGMFCLNLMRIALELAKYNKVYEGLATKFVQHYIYVGAAMKNMGAQGIELWDEEDGFFYDVLVYPNGQGYEKFQVRSLVGLIAMYAIDVLEDRECEENKEFISNLDWFIRNRPDIVQRCVYSDETNGHRRHILSIVDSHQLKRILECITDPNEFLSAAGLRSLSKYHEKNPFYFGDKVVHYEPAEAISKIKGGNSNWRGPIWFPTSYFMINSLVKFSEAFGKDYGIQHEGKLITPYKLAEDLANRMIRIFLPDEKGHRPVHGSSKKFQTDPHWKDYVLFYEYFHGDTGQGLGASHQTGWTALIATLIKEWRQ, encoded by the coding sequence ATGCTATTTGGCGTTGAGGAATCCAAAGCGCTTCGTGCGAAGTTGTCGCTGCCAAATGAGACTCCGGAACATGCCAGAATGAAAGAATTTACACCCGGCGTTCCGCCGTGGCGCCGTTGGGGGCCGTTTGTGGCTGAGCGGTCATGGGGGACTGTACGCGAAGATTATAGCGACAACGGAGACGCATGGAGTTATCTCAGCCACGATATGGCACGCAGCAAAGCTTTTCGTTGGGGCGAAGACGGTATCGCAGGGTTTTGCGACCGATACCAGGTGCTGACATTTGTGCCGGCGTTCTGGAACGAAAAAGACCCGATTCTAAAAGAGCGGCTGTTCGGTCTGACGCCCAACGAAGGCAACCACGGTGAAGATGTCAAAGAATATTATTTCTATCTCGATAGCGTTCCATCTCATGCTTACAATAAATATTTATACAAATATCCACAGCGTGAATATCCTTATCGGCGGTTAATTGATGAAAACCGTTCACGCAACGGACAGGGCGACGAATTTGAATTGCTTGATACAGGCATTTTTGACGATGACCGCTATTTTGATGTATTTATCGAATACGCTAAAAATGGTCCGGAGGATGTGTACATCAGGATCGAAGTATGGAATCGGGGACCGGAAGACGCTCCGTTTCATTTCGTACCTAATTTTTGGTTTCGTAATAAATGGGGCTGGACTAATCCGAGAACTTCCGAGCCGATAATTGAAATAGGACCGAAAGGAAAAAATTTCGTCAGCGTAGTAGCAGACGATTCCAATATGGAACCGTTCAAAAATCTTCCGTTTCTCTATTTGCTAGGCAAGCGGTATTTATATGCCGAAGGTTCTCCTGCCATGTACTTTACCGACAATGAGACGAATACTGACCGATTGTATCATGCTCCAAACCCGAAACCGTATGTCAAAGATGCGTTTCATCGCTACATCATTCAGAAAGAAAAATGCATCAATCCGGAAAATCACGGAACCAAGTCGTGTTTCCATTATCAGCAAATGATTCCGGCCAAACAATGCAAAGTATTCCGGCTCCGTTTGACTTCGGAAGTATTGAATAATCCGTTTGATAACTTCGATGCGCTGGTGACTGTGCGACAGAAAGAAGCCGATGCATTTTATGAAAACGTTTATCCTCCAAAAGCCAGTGCTGAAGAAAAAAACGTCATGCGGCAGGCATACGCAGGACTTTTATGGACAAAACAAATTTATTTGTATGACGTCAATCGTTGGCTGATCGGGGATAACCCGGATTTTGCTCCGCCAGATTCCCGCCAAAATATTCGTAATTCTCACTGGAGACATTTGAATTCTATGCGCATTTTGTCCATGCCCGATAAATGGGAGTATCCGTGGTTTGCTGCATGGGATCTGGCGTTTCATGCAATCGCGTTTGCTGATATTGATATTGAATACTCGAAAGAAATGTTATGGGTGATGTTGTTCGAACAATTTCAGCATCCCAACGGGCAGATTCCGGCGTATGAGTGGGAATTTTCAGATTTAAATCCGCCTGTTCATGCGCGCGCCGTATGGAAAGTGTATACCATGGATAAAGAGAGAACGGGCAAAGGCGATCTGATTTTCTTGGAAAAATGTTTTCATAAATTACTGATGAATTTCGCGTGGTGGATCAATAAAGTCGATAGTTCAGGCAATAACGTTTTCGAAGGTGGCTTTTTGGGATTGGATAATATTACGGTTGTCGATCGCAGCGAGAAATTGCCCGGCGGCGCGACGCTCGAGCAGTCTGATGCAACAGGATGGATGGGTATGTTCTGTCTGAATCTGATGCGCATTGCGTTGGAATTAGCCAAATACAACAAAGTTTACGAAGGACTGGCTACAAAATTCGTACAGCATTATATCTACGTCGGCGCCGCTATGAAAAATATGGGTGCACAAGGCATAGAATTATGGGATGAAGAAGATGGGTTTTTCTATGACGTACTTGTTTATCCCAACGGCCAAGGTTACGAAAAATTTCAAGTGCGTTCACTCGTCGGTTTAATTGCCATGTATGCCATCGATGTGCTGGAGGATCGTGAATGCGAAGAGAACAAAGAATTTATCAGCAATTTGGATTGGTTTATCCGCAACCGACCTGACATTGTTCAGCGTTGCGTATATAGTGATGAAACCAACGGACATCGGCGGCATATTTTGTCAATTGTCGATTCGCATCAATTAAAACGGATTCTGGAATGTATTACCGATCCCAATGAATTTTTATCGGCGGCAGGTTTACGAAGTTTATCGAAATATCACGAGAAAAATCCGTTTTATTTTGGTGATAAAGTTGTGCATTACGAACCGGCGGAAGCTATCAGTAAAATCAAAGGCGGTAATTCCAATTGGCGAGGACCGATTTGGTTTCCAACAAGCTATTTTATGATCAATTCGCTGGTGAAGTTTTCCGAAGCATTTGGAAAAGATTATGGCATCCAGCACGAAGGAAAATTAATTACGCCATATAAATTGGCCGAAGATCTTGCAAATCGTATGATCAGAATTTTTCTGCCCGATGAAAAAGGGCATCGCCCCGTTCATGGCTCCAGCAAGAAATTTCAGACTGATCCGCATTGGAAAGACTATGTGCTTTTTTATGAATACTTCCATGGTGATACAGGACAAGGGCTCGGCGCATCGCATCAAACCGGGTGGACTGCTTTGATCGCAACATTGATCAAAGAATGGAGGCAATGA
- a CDS encoding NAD(P) transhydrogenase subunit alpha — MKIVIPKETFPGESRVPMIPPDVAKIVKRGAQIEIETGMGIGSNYTDQDYIQAGASVSTDRKSMIASGDIVLRLRKPAVAEIGWLKKNSIHVSYLDPFTEKDLVKKLADGGIHSICMEMIPRSTRAQKMDALSSQASLAGYVAVILAAERLNKIFPMMMTPAGTINPSRVFIIGAGVAGLQAIATAKRLGARVDAFDTRPVVAEQVRSLGAKFVEVDLGETGQTKDGYAKELTQEQLAKQREAMTKQCGLSDVVITTAQVFGRKAPIIITKDMIARMKPGSIIVDLAIEGGGNVEGAEPGKEVDFNDVKVLGIQNLPGKVAVHASQMYSSNLTSLILEFWDDATKSFKLDPNDDILKSALATYDGQIFSETLKNIFK; from the coding sequence ATGAAAATCGTCATACCTAAGGAAACGTTCCCGGGAGAAAGCCGAGTGCCGATGATACCGCCCGATGTGGCGAAAATTGTCAAACGCGGCGCTCAGATTGAAATAGAAACAGGCATGGGAATCGGCTCTAATTATACTGATCAGGATTATATTCAAGCCGGTGCATCTGTTTCAACCGATCGCAAAAGTATGATCGCTTCAGGGGATATTGTTTTACGGTTACGAAAACCCGCCGTTGCAGAAATAGGATGGCTGAAAAAAAATTCTATTCACGTCAGCTATTTGGATCCGTTTACTGAAAAAGATTTGGTTAAAAAATTGGCCGATGGAGGCATTCATTCCATTTGTATGGAAATGATACCGCGTTCGACGCGCGCCCAAAAGATGGATGCACTGAGTTCGCAGGCCAGTCTTGCCGGTTATGTTGCTGTGATTCTCGCGGCGGAAAGGCTTAATAAAATATTTCCGATGATGATGACGCCGGCCGGTACGATCAATCCTTCGCGCGTATTTATCATCGGTGCCGGCGTTGCCGGATTACAAGCCATTGCGACGGCCAAAAGACTCGGCGCCCGTGTTGATGCTTTTGATACGCGGCCGGTTGTGGCCGAGCAAGTGCGTTCGCTAGGTGCTAAATTTGTCGAAGTGGATCTGGGTGAGACCGGTCAAACCAAAGACGGTTATGCTAAGGAACTTACACAGGAACAATTGGCCAAGCAACGCGAAGCGATGACTAAGCAATGCGGATTGTCCGACGTTGTGATCACAACAGCGCAAGTTTTTGGCCGAAAAGCGCCGATCATTATTACCAAGGATATGATTGCAAGAATGAAACCGGGATCGATCATTGTCGATCTTGCCATCGAAGGCGGTGGCAACGTTGAGGGAGCGGAACCGGGTAAAGAAGTGGATTTCAACGATGTTAAAGTGTTGGGAATCCAAAACCTTCCGGGAAAAGTTGCTGTGCACGCCAGTCAAATGTATTCAAGTAATTTGACCAGTTTAATTCTCGAATTTTGGGACGATGCGACAAAAAGTTTCAAGCTTGATCCCAATGATGATATTCTTAAGAGCGCGTTGGCAACATACGATGGCCAAATTTTCAGTGAAACTTTGAAAAATATTTTCAAATAG
- a CDS encoding NAD(P) transhydrogenase subunit alpha: MPVLAGEAGDPAAHQVSDEVLLFFLFILVISIFLGFEVISKVPSLLHTPLMSGSNAISGITVLGSMIAAGLGEGHEISMMLGGFAVGFAMINVVGGYLVTDRMLHMFKKKDGAAKGGKS; the protein is encoded by the coding sequence ATGCCGGTATTGGCCGGTGAAGCCGGAGACCCGGCCGCTCATCAAGTGAGCGACGAAGTATTACTATTTTTTTTATTTATTTTGGTGATTTCAATTTTTCTCGGATTCGAAGTGATTTCAAAAGTTCCCTCTTTATTGCATACACCGCTCATGTCCGGATCGAATGCCATTTCAGGAATCACGGTTCTCGGTTCGATGATAGCAGCGGGACTTGGCGAAGGACATGAAATCAGCATGATGCTGGGAGGTTTTGCAGTCGGATTTGCAATGATCAACGTGGTCGGTGGCTATTTAGTGACGGATCGCATGCTGCACATGTTCAAGAAAAAAGACGGCGCAGCGAAAGGAGGCAAGTCATGA